CGTCCTACATTGGTCGTATGGTGGGTGAATTATTGAGTGACattgaagagaaaaaacaaaaggttcTTCAAAAGGGATAATCGATTCACCTTGTCCTGAACATATCGTACCTAAGAAAAGGGTACATTTTTCAACTCTTAAAAGTACTTGAAATCTATGTGATTAATCGATGGGAATtagaaaacaaaggaaatgtgaggccaatgtcataTTCTCCGAGTATATTAACTGAATTATGGTGCCATTTAATTCGTGTATGCATTTAAATATATTAGAATGAAGTATTCTCTAAGgttctatttgtttcgcgaaaaatacgAGGTTTCCGGAAAATTATtttacaagaaaatgaaaatatttctggTGTTTGGCTAACCTATGAAAATGACCTGAAAAATGTTTCACGTTGTTTTGTATGGagaattggatttgattttccttcatagactccttttaataattttttatttttttaaattcaaaattttaaattatttatctttatcttttttcctttttttcttttggtttcggATGATCGCTAGCCACGGCAATGGCTGGATAGCCTCGAACCGGCCGGCCCTCATTATGGACGATAGCTACGTAGGCCGCCGTTGCTGAAGTCTACGATCGGTAGAGGAAGGAGCGGCAGGcagagaaaggagaaagaaggagaaaagaagaaaagaaaagaaataaaattaaaaattaaaaataatttttttgaatttttttaaaaataaataaataatgaagagaaagtaaaaattaattgcaaaaaaagaaagtatgaaagagagaaggaaggaaatatgagaagaggaaaatattttctccacttttgaatggtttttttcatgggtggaaaatattttcctacacTAGCTTATTTTCCGCGATCCAAACgctagaaaattcaaaaaaggttttcttgaaagtttttttcgcgaaacaaatgaaacctgTAATTTGCCCCCTAATTGTAGGTTGCTAGAGTTTACCTCGCAAGAAAAGGTTTTCGTACATTTTCCATACAAACAACAAAGTGCATATTAACTAGGTaagtttgtttgagtgaaagtgttttcTTGGAGTTGGTTTTTTTGAATTTCACTGGTTTAGTTttccgaaaatgacttagtcgaTGGAAACACtttttaatcaatgaaaaattcataTATAAAATTAGAAACGTAAATTCCCcatctaaagaggtgaaaatatttttcgaaatagcttatctcgattttttttttaatttttaaataattttcgttttcattttcatatttttatattgtatattatattttttttctttttcttctttagctaCTAGTCGTCGGGTCATGGCGACAGCCAAAGACTAGCCACACGAGGTCGTGCCTTGTCGGATCCtcgcaaggctcgacctcgccggctCGGGCGAGCTCAATCATCGTTGGTCGCCCGATGAGTTCGACCTCATGCGGCTGCTCACCGTCCATCGTTGAGGCCCAAAGGGCTGgcgcagaagaagaaaaagacaaagacaaaaataaaaaataaaataaaatagtataatataaaataatataatatgaaataaaaacatatttaattttttgaattttcttttgcctcGAATAAAGTCatcagattgaaatcattttacaAATGAGAATAAAcatcaaaaaatgttttcaataatgtatcaccaaataaaagaaaacaaaccgTTTCTTGAAAAGCGATTTTCAGAAAATCACGTTCCTTTGTCATGGAGTTTTCCTCTAACCAAACGGACCCTAAGTCTCTATTTATTTGCGAAAAATAactgattttgaaaatatttttcaagaaacattTGCTTATTTCGATTGGAATAACTAGTTACCGAGTGTTCAtattcaacaacaatttatgtctcaCAATTTTTATggaccatgaaaatatttttcgatttgtCATTTCTGTATGCGATGTAGGTGATgaattttaggaattttttttcaaatcactcattttccatcgaacaaacagagcctaattgattgttcatcatctttctcttctctctttcttactTTACTATTCAATTGTTACTCATTTGTACTTATGTTTTATCCTAGCATAACGAGGCTTTGGCAACTAGCGAAGGGAAATgagaaaacaagggaaaaaaaaaagaaaggaaagaaaagaaaagaaaagaaaagaaaatgaagaaaaaaaattaacgaaaaTTGGATCATGTCATGTAAGAGAGTGGTTGTGGCTAGACCGCCATAtcaataattttcaatcaaaatcagCTAGAAAGACTATAGTAGCACtcgtaaaaagatttagaacgaAATTGATATTCGTGTAATcactttatgatttttctttcgaaATGATCCTTAGCTTATGTtagaaaaaatgacacaaatggtccatgaactttgacccaatatgcaatgttgtccataaacttttgatttattcaatgtgatttctGAACCATAGGTACATGTTCAGTTTAGTCATGTTctttcttccattaattcaagttcggagataatattgaatattttcatatagtccacGGGCTAGATTAAATGTAAATCAAAAGTTGAAGGACCACATTATATaaatttaaaagttcagggacgaaattgcacattaaaataaagttcggggattatattgcatattggactaaagtttatggatcattcGTGTAATTATCCACTTATGTTAAGACCTTATCAGATAATGTCGTAGTTATGCTAAAATACTTGGTGCGCTTCATTTTAGTTATACCCATTTGTGGTCCAGATGAGGATTTCTGGGCTAGACGTTGGGCACTCTCCAAGCCCAACTTTGACTCCCTCGCCTCCAAGTTTCGTTTTCTACTCGCAAGGCTCGCCTCCTGGAGTTTATAGCCACCTCTCTCTGCCCTAACACTTTAGAACCAATACGACGCAAGATGGTTTGTCTTCATCTTCACATCTAATGACACAACCAGAGATTGCAAGCCTAACCTCCAGCTGGGATCAAAACGATAAGGTGTTTCTGCCATTGGAGTCTAACTCTCTTGAGAAGACGAAGCAAGCTCGCCCACAGGGTCATACCGATGGAAGCTCACACGCTGGAGATGTTTGAAGTTGGGCCGTGTGAGACCCCTTTCCAAATGGGCTTCTTGATTGGCCGGAGGTTCTCTCGTCTGATACAGAGCAGGTTGTCTAGAGACCTCATCCTTCAAAACCAGCTCCTGCCATGGGCAAGAGCTCCAGAATCACGGCCTCTCCTCGAATCTCTCTGCGGGAATAACCGGAACAAGTTCCCTCGCTACTGGGACGAGCTCGTTGGGACGGCAGAAGGGAGTGGCGTGCCGGTTCTCGATGTAATCCTCGTGCTCGTTTGCCAGTAAAAAGAAACAAACGAAGAAAAAGAAGTGGGTGAATGGTTTTATATTGGCTGATATATGACATGGCTTGAACCGTTCGTGTGCAGGTAGTATTGATAAACTTCAGGAAGGAAATCCTACCCTTCATCCCGGAGAAGGAGCCAAAGTCAGACCCGCCCGAGAAAGCCATCGAGTGTTCAGACGTATTGGTCGTCAGCAAGTCGATGGCTGCTGCCGGGCACAACGAGGACGCTAATGTCGCTCTGGTTGGCCACACGTATGCTTTGAAAACTTTTCTCTCTGTCGAGATTCATGAAGTTCAACTCGAATGTAATCGGCCGAGTTGTGACGAGTGACGGTTGTTTCTGTCATGGTGTATGCAGCTACTTAATCAAGGGTACTCTGTCAAATGGATTGTGCTTCATTTCGTACACGTATGCAGGTGAGCTCCCGAGCTGCGCTTTCGGATTCAACAAcaatggaatggtaagaaagcTCAAGCGCATGCTGAATCAGTAATACCGGCTAGTACTTCGCACCTGATGCAGTAGATAAACAAACATCATAATTCGACGTTGGAGAAGTTAGGGACAATAAAGAACCGAATCCTATTGAATTTTTCCTATAATCTCGAGTCTTGGGTATTGACCTTTGCGAAATTCCTGATGAATGAACTTACATTTGAAATGAGATATTCAGGGATTTACACTGAATGCAGTACCTCCCTCTAAAGAAGAGATTGTAGCAGGTGGAATTGGAAGGAACTTCATCTCCAGAGATCTCCTCGAGGCGACGAGCATGACCGATGCGACCAGTGTAAGGCCTTATTCGCATTTTGTATCTCACATCTGTTGATATGGACAGTCTAATTTGCTGATCTTCTACTTCTCTGCCAAGAAAATCCGCTCTGCAGAAGCATCCGTAGGGCACAGCTACAATCTGATCGACCTGAAGGCACGAAGAATTAGCAACATAGAGACCGCATCGGGGAACCGGCTCTCGGTTAATGAAGTGGATGAAACGCCGTTCTTCCATGCAAACATGTATCTGCATCTTCTAGTCAAGCAGGTATTTTACCAGCAACCCAACTAGCTAGAAGATGATATAACGCCGGAAGCCTCATGCACTCTATTGCAGACATGAACAATTCGAGAGAATTGTGGCCAGAAATGATTAAGTCAATGGATAACCGAAACAAAACTCAATAGGCTGGCGCGTAGTGACATAAATTCTGAATCACCAAGTAGTTTTCTATTTCCATTTACACAGGAATTTGCTAAATTGCTGTTCAGGTAGAAGATGAGAACTCAAAAAGCAGGCAAACGAGAGCGGCTGTGTTACCGAAGAATTCTAAACAGGACTTCCTGTCACTCCTTGGAGATACAGATGATGCGAAATATCCCATCTACATGTCAGGTAAACCAGAAAAGTAATGGGAAAattctttcttgttcttctccaTTTTGTCCTCCGTTTCTAACCGTAACCATCTTCAAGGTCCAATGCTGTACACGCTATGCACGGCTCTGGTCAATCTGGACGAGCGGACGCTGAGCATCATTAAAGGGAatccaaagaaaggagaaatttcTCATACCTTCTCTCTGTCCTCACCAGATCTCAAGAAGCTGTGCTGAAACCTCCATGCAGCTCATTTTGCTCTGATGAAGTGGGAAAGACTAATGCAGTTTCCGGGGCTCTCATCCAGGTTTCCTGTACACCTATTGAGTGGCCCTCTCCTGTCATTTTTCGCCGGAACTCGActtaggtattttttttttcctgctaaGCGGCCACATACTACACTGAAGGTCCGTTATGAGATGCAGAAGTCTTAACTCCTCGGAGCCGGTCGATCACTAGATTCATGTCTTTTAACAATTAGAAACTTGAAATTGACAATATGCAAGATCCTGTTACTGCCATGCTCATTTAGAAGCAGAAGCTATCCGGCTCAGCACAGCAAAAGAGTGAACTACGGTTCAAGCAAATCTCTTTGCTACTtgatatttaggactaaattacacTACTAGTATCAAAATTTGTGTATAATGCTtcctttagtgccaaaactgtcaaaacaattatttaagtgccaacttttttaaaaacaattacttaagtgctaactttttttaaaaacgatcacttctgagccaattttgatttgaaCTAGCGTGGCTAGCGGGAAATCCGACAtggcctattttttttattaatatttgagctgatgtggcCCGTCACAATTGGCATTGAAgtgtgtttttaaaaaaatttggcacttaaagtaatcatttttttttaaaaaattaatacttaaatggtcattttgaaagttttgatactgaaatgatcgttttttaaaaaatttggtacttaaatgattattttgaaacttttgacactaaagtgagtaccatacataagttttgacatttgTAGTGTATTTATGTCTGATATTTAGTTTCACAGGTCATGGAACTTGGCCACGCCAAGTTTCACAGCCACGCCAACACCGAAGAGGTTCCTAATAGATGTCTCATTTCCCTTATCAAACAGGAACAACCTGCGGCAACCATAATAGCACTAACAGAAACAATAATAACTATGCTAAAACACTTCTGTTTACCACAAGAGCTTATGGTATGCCTCAACACAGAAATATAGATCCGAAACCGTTCCAAAGAGTATGCGATTTCTCTCGTAATCATCCGCAACATGGATGACTCCAAGCAGAAGTGCACCGTGAAAGGAACCTCAACGGACCATGATGTGACCAATACAGACTCCTAATTTTTCCAGATTTCATTTGTGAAATACTCAATTCTGTACTGCTCTATATCGGTATTACAAGGGTATTCATACTCTTGAACAAGAAACAGAACGCACCATCAGAAAAGAAGAAGTGGAGAACCATAATCACAGTTGAGACTCGAGAGTATTGGGAATGATATACACGGGCTAGGAATTTGGGAAATGGACTGACAGCCGCAGCCTCCATTTGCCAGTTCCTCCTCATACAACTCAATGCTTTACACCATTGAGAAACCTCTGGAAGCTCTTAACCGTGAGCGTTGCCCCTTTGACCTCGCTTCCATAAGCTTTGCTTTCAAAGTATTCTCCTTTATGACAGGCGGTAATTTTGAAGATGACTCTGATACATCTGGATCAATGGATGACTGTTTCACCATCCATGGTCGTACTGGACTTGCCTGAGTCCTCCACGCAGAGTTACTGCATGAAGCCTCCCCAAAGTCAACATCGGGATGGACAGAACCTCCACTTGACAACTTTAATTGACTCTTTATGAAGTCATCCAGCATGGAATTTGCAGTTAAACTGCGGACTTCagatttgttctttctttcatgACTAAACTCATCCGTTGCTTCACGGTTGTCCAATTTGTGGGTACTGGTAACCTCAACTGGGCTTCCATCACCCCTTTTATCCCTTGTGGTGCCGGCTTTTTCAGACTTAGCCTGAAAACTGGATGGATTCTGAGCTTTCCTCCTCCCACGAGGTGTGCGCTTTTTCTTGGTTAGCTCTGTTTCGACTTTGTCATCAGTATTATTATCCAAGGCTTCTTCCTCATATGCCTTAAACTCACCGTGGGTTTGTCGATTAAGCTCAAAACAATTAGAATCACTTCCATCAGAATCGTCTTCATCACCCAGATCTTGAGGCGCGCTTACAACCTCATTCAGAGGAACAGATTCAAGTGAATTTCGCCGTTCCCTTGGCAATGTGTTGTCGACACTCTTAAGGGCATCCTTCCTTTTAGCTTGAAGGAATGTCTCAATTTCGAAGCTCAATTTGTCCACAACGGAGCTCTTTTCTGCAGAACCACTTTGGGCTCCTTCTAACTTCATCTGCATCCGCTCATCAAGCCATGATTCAGATATATGGAGAATCAAACGGTCACGTTCAGATCCTCCAGCCCAATCCTCATCATACCTTTGTTTCAATGAATGAACCTCATGTTCATAGCCTCTTATACCAACAGCAAACTCATCACAGAGATCTTCCAATAGTTTCCTTGATTTTCTCTCCTGTTCCAGCTCTTTCAAGGCATGAGAAAGAGAAGATTTTGCATCAGAAAGTTCTCGAGCTAACTTACGGTGTAGGCTCTCTGAACGCTTTCTTAACTTCCTCTCATCTTCTAGCTCATCTCTTGCTGACTGAACAGCAGCATGAATTCGATCTTGTTCCTTCCCCTTCCGAACTATTTTATCTTCCGAAATTTGCTTCATCAAAGCATCTATCTCATGCCGATCAGCTTGTTGGTCCCGAAGCAACTCTTTAATCCGGACACGGGCATGATCAAGCTCCATCTTCAATGCTTTTATCAGTGATATATTGGATGCATGCTGCTCTTCCAAGCTCCAAATACGGTTTAGTACTTTTAGAAGTTCTGTTGATGTTTTGAGGCTGTAATGTGGCTCATTAACTCTTCTTTTAAAGTCTAAAGAACTAGAAGGAGTGACTGCTGGGTTATATGGAGTTACCTGCAACAGCATGGTAATTTGAGTCATTATGCCCTTGTTAACATTACGTACATAGTATCGCTAATACTTGAAAAGCCTTAGGCAGCGACAGAGCCATGGTAGCGACGAACTGAGAAGCTCTATACAATAAGCTCATTAACGGAAttgtgcaaaaggtttaagtaAATTTGTGCAATTTAAATTACAGAACCCAGAGTTTTAATGAAGAATGGTCTCAAAAACGGTGCCTTATACAAAGATGTTCAGTCTGTCCAAGAGGAGAAGAACATGAAATGTTCAAGTGGTGCATTCAATTCTCCTGTCAATGAAAAGATATTCTGCACGCTAATCAACACAAAAGGATGACCAGTTTATTTATGAGAAAGGAACAAACATAAACGGTCTGTTGTAGTTTGGCCAACATATTACTAAATTATGGTCCTTTCTACCTCAATGCTTAGATGAAAGAAAACAGGCAGATGTTCTACGAGTAGACAATACTCAACCCTAATGCATCAAAACACAATTCTCTTTACTCTAGAGCTGGAACTAAACTTAAAAGCAGAATCACCTCCATCGAACTACCATAACTTGCTGGGGAAACAGGCTGTATGGCGCGATTAtttctttcaattgatcgaTGATGTTGCATCAGAGATGCCGCGACGTGCCTCCTTAAACTGCTTGTACTCTCTGGCTGTTAGATGGCATAACCCAACTTAGTAAATTTGCAAGAGTACCTCGTCGGCTATGTCCCATACTGAACTAATGAACAGTAATAACAACAGAAAGCATCTATCATGAAGATTGCTGCACTGAGATTAAGATGAACAAATGAAGGATCTAGCGATTCAGATTAATATGACAACAGCATAATTGCTTTTAGATGTCGGAGAAACTAGGGTGGTAAAGAAGCAGAGATATCTATACCCTACTTGCTTCTGACGTGCAATTAGCTGAATTAGACCTTGGCTGAACTAATTCACATTTACAGACCAAAAAGGAGGGCAACCTTGACAACAGTTAACAAGAACATGTCCGAGAAGAGACTGTTCTTTCCGTCAAATTTTCCTAGTCGACACACAAAAGTGCAGTTTCTTGACTGGAGCAGCCAAGCACAGATGGGTCAAGCATCAATGGAACCCTGAAGCTGCTTGAGGCCTTACTGATGCCATTTTAGGATCATAAAGAGATGCAGACTGAAATACCCTCGTGAGTGTTTCTCCAGACACAGAGACCAAAGACAGCCCCAGTCACACAGAACTCCAGTGGACACACCATACGAAGAGCGATACAAGACTGGTCATGATCTCACAAACGGAGCAAAACACAAACATCGGAAACAAAAACACAATAGATAACCCTCTAACAGATAAAACCAGGACGAACTACAAGAAACACAGTCCCAGCCATTACAAACCCAGATCACAAAAGCCAATCAAGAAGCCAAAGCATGCACCTGTTCAGGAGAACTCGGAGAAGGATCGGCCAAAAAGTGAGAGAGCTCAAACCCACCGCCGCCATCCTTGTCCTTGCGGAGGCGGCGCAGCCCAAGGGGAATATGACCAAGATTGCCATTGTGGGGGTGCATTCCGGAAGAGGCCAGGTAGTGAGTGAACTCCCAGAGAGCAGCTGCGAGCTTTCTTGCAGAAATACGATGacaagaggaagaggaagaagggttgGAGCCAGACGAGGAGGCAATGATAGCTCCACGCGCAAAGAACTCGAGTCTCACAGGAGTGCTGGGGCCACCACATCTTTTGCTTAGAATTACGCCCCTCCTTAACTTTTCTCCcaaattttcctccttttctgcTGCCTCTTCCCCACTTTTCCCTGCCCTTCtcatgtttctctctctctctctctctctctctctctctctactcatccattttcttttcttgggttttgaaaaaagaaatccttTCTTTACCTTTGCCCCTCTTTGTCGGGGACTTGGGGATCACTGTGCGGGAGAAGTTTACTTCAAtgctgatctctctctctccctctctccccctctccctgTGTTTTCCTCTGTTTTGTCACAGTAGTTCTTCTTCCCTCTGAGTCTGGTTCTCCAGAGAACTTTGACGTCTTCTTGACAGCTTTGTTCGACAGCTTCCCCAGACATCCATCCGTTGCCCTCTGTATTGAATAATACTGATCAGGGAAAGAGGAAAGTGAAAGCCGGTTCGGTCGGATCCAGGTCGGCCTGCAAGAAGGCCCCCCTGCGTATTGCTACCCGCCAAATTCAGGTGTCACCGGCTTATTACTTCGGCCAGCGATGAGAGAGGACCGATGCTTCACAGTCCCGATGGGCTCAAATCCTGGCTCCAGTTATCAGAAGGGTATGATCAAGCCGAGTCGAACAAATAAAACTGCCGGGTGCAGACTTGACTCGACTCCTCTATTTGGTGCTCAAAATTAGATTCTTGTCCGATCCGATGTTGATTTCCTTAGCCGAGCTCTATtagcatagattttttttttttgatcaaaacAAAAGCTTTCATTAGATAGAAGGGCGGGCAGAATGTCCAGCCATGACATCAAAGCAAAGTAAATCCCAAAAAGGTTGGGGAGGCTTAGCTAGCCAATTAGGAGGGAAAAAACTAAACGATGTGTTTTTATAATCCAATCTACGCATGAATTAG
The sequence above is drawn from the Rhodamnia argentea isolate NSW1041297 chromosome 9, ASM2092103v1, whole genome shotgun sequence genome and encodes:
- the LOC115740870 gene encoding uncharacterized protein At5g41620 — protein: MSRERERERERERNMRRAGKSGEEAAEKEENLGEKLRRGVILSKRCGGPSTPVRLEFFARGAIIASSSGSNPSSSSSCHRISARKLAAALWEFTHYLASSGMHPHNGNLGHIPLGLRRLRKDKDGGGGFELSHFLADPSPSSPEQPESTSSLRRHVAASLMQHHRSIERNNRAIQPVSPASYGSSMEVTPYNPAVTPSSSLDFKRRVNEPHYSLKTSTELLKVLNRIWSLEEQHASNISLIKALKMELDHARVRIKELLRDQQADRHEIDALMKQISEDKIVRKGKEQDRIHAAVQSARDELEDERKLRKRSESLHRKLARELSDAKSSLSHALKELEQERKSRKLLEDLCDEFAVGIRGYEHEVHSLKQRYDEDWAGGSERDRLILHISESWLDERMQMKLEGAQSGSAEKSSVVDKLSFEIETFLQAKRKDALKSVDNTLPRERRNSLESVPLNEVVSAPQDLGDEDDSDGSDSNCFELNRQTHGEFKAYEEEALDNNTDDKVETELTKKKRTPRGRRKAQNPSSFQAKSEKAGTTRDKRGDGSPVEVTSTHKLDNREATDEFSHERKNKSEVRSLTANSMLDDFIKSQLKLSSGGSVHPDVDFGEASCSNSAWRTQASPVRPWMVKQSSIDPDVSESSSKLPPVIKENTLKAKLMEARSKGQRSRLRASRGFSMV
- the LOC115740863 gene encoding uncharacterized protein LOC115740863, whose amino-acid sequence is MEAHTLEMFEVGPCETPFQMGFLIGRRFSRLIQSRLSRDLILQNQLLPWARAPESRPLLESLCGNNRNKFPRYWDELVGTAEGSGVPVLDVVLINFRKEILPFIPEKEPKSDPPEKAIECSDVLVVSKSMAAAGHNEDANVALVGHTYLIKGTLSNGLCFISYTYAGELPSCAFGFNNNGMGFTLNAVPPSKEEIVAGGIGRNFISRDLLEATSMTDATSKIRSAEASVGHSYNLIDLKARRISNIETASGNRLSVNEVDETPFFHANMYLHLLVKQVEDENSKSRQTRAAVLPKNSKQDFLSLLGDTDDAKYPIYMSGPMLYTLCTALVNLDERTLSIIKGNPKKGEISHTFSLSSPDLKKLC